In the genome of Rhodoplanes sp. Z2-YC6860, one region contains:
- a CDS encoding UbiD family decarboxylase, translating to MAARIKVEDAMSAGKASVSEPAKPAAEAAPKLPYTDLREWMDEARKLGELKEVEGLSWEREIGLCAEVVQKEEKSPCVVFTKIPGSLPGSRVLTNFFAGRRMNMTLGLPLHLSKLELTEGMRRHYMTDLKRIPVEYVEDGPVFENTMQGDDIDVTKFPSPIWHKHDGGRYIGTGAYLVTRDPDEGWVNCGVYRVMVQDKKSVGFYISPGKHGHIQMMKYEARKEPMPVVIVVGGDPMSYMMAGIEVPYGTSEFEVIGGIRGKAYQMVKGPMTGLPFPANAEIVIEGFLQPGNRKLEGPFAEWTGYYSTHDSEEPLLDIKAIHYRNDPIILGCPHQMPPDESMRYLSVVRSSLLRENITKAGVPDVTGAWMHEVGGGRFLVGVSIKQRYGGHARQAGHVACQCHLAAYSGRYVIVTDDDIDVSNLEELIWAMCTRSDPATSIDIITNAWSTPLDPRIDPQRRALKDFTNSRAIIDACRPWHWRDSYPKMITGTVEERRENRKRFEYLLK from the coding sequence ATGGCTGCCAGGATCAAGGTCGAGGATGCGATGTCCGCCGGGAAAGCGTCCGTGTCAGAGCCGGCGAAGCCAGCCGCTGAAGCGGCGCCCAAGCTCCCGTACACCGATCTCCGCGAATGGATGGATGAAGCCAGGAAGCTCGGCGAATTGAAGGAGGTCGAAGGGCTTTCCTGGGAGCGGGAAATCGGGCTCTGCGCCGAGGTCGTGCAGAAGGAGGAGAAGTCTCCCTGCGTCGTCTTCACGAAGATCCCCGGATCGCTTCCCGGCAGCAGGGTGCTGACGAACTTCTTTGCCGGCCGCCGGATGAACATGACGCTCGGTCTTCCGCTCCACCTTTCCAAGCTGGAGCTCACCGAGGGCATGCGCCGTCATTACATGACGGACCTCAAGCGGATTCCGGTCGAATACGTCGAGGACGGCCCCGTGTTCGAAAACACGATGCAAGGCGACGACATCGACGTCACGAAATTCCCGTCGCCGATCTGGCACAAGCACGACGGCGGCCGTTACATCGGAACGGGCGCCTACCTGGTCACCCGCGATCCCGACGAAGGCTGGGTGAACTGCGGCGTCTATCGGGTGATGGTCCAGGACAAGAAGTCGGTCGGCTTCTACATCTCTCCCGGCAAGCACGGCCATATCCAGATGATGAAGTACGAGGCCCGCAAGGAGCCCATGCCGGTTGTCATCGTGGTCGGCGGCGACCCGATGTCCTACATGATGGCGGGAATCGAGGTGCCTTACGGAACGTCCGAGTTCGAAGTGATCGGCGGCATCCGCGGCAAGGCCTATCAGATGGTGAAGGGTCCGATGACGGGACTGCCCTTCCCCGCCAATGCCGAGATCGTCATCGAAGGATTTCTCCAGCCGGGCAACCGCAAGCTCGAAGGGCCGTTCGCGGAGTGGACGGGCTACTACAGCACGCACGACAGCGAAGAGCCGCTGCTCGACATCAAAGCCATCCACTATCGGAACGACCCGATCATCCTGGGTTGCCCGCACCAGATGCCGCCCGACGAGAGCATGCGCTATCTCTCGGTCGTCCGTTCATCTCTGCTGCGCGAGAACATCACCAAGGCCGGCGTGCCGGACGTCACAGGCGCCTGGATGCATGAAGTCGGAGGCGGACGCTTCCTCGTCGGTGTCTCGATCAAGCAACGCTATGGCGGACATGCGAGGCAAGCGGGGCACGTCGCGTGCCAATGCCACCTCGCGGCCTACTCAGGGCGCTACGTCATCGTCACCGACGACGACATCGACGTTTCCAATCTCGAGGAACTCATCTGGGCGATGTGCACCCGGTCCGATCCGGCGACATCCATCGACATCATCACCAACGCGTGGAGCACACCGCTCGACCCGCGGATCGACCCGCAGCGCAGGGCCCTCAAGGATTTCACCAACAGCCGCGCCATCATCGATGCCTGCCGTCCGTGGCATTGGCGGGATTCGTATCCGAAAATGATCACCGGCACGGTCGAGGAACGTCGCGAAAACCGCAAACGCTTCGAGTACCTGCTCAAATAG
- a CDS encoding TRAP transporter substrate-binding protein translates to MMSLKILDRITSRKSIVIAGAAAALLSLQTPCVAQVVWQMATEYPQSAVSGTGLATFGKLVAERTRGAVTTATAFDNALKITSGEMLRAAAEKRIAGGDPFAGPLEAADAIFGLPSLPFVVQSIDAAKELNTRARPLYERALEKHGAKLLYITIWPSTGLWSERTLQSAADLRAIAVRTYDNSSTEVMRAAGATAEPLPFNDAVERLKNRTLNAVLTSGDGGAGRKLWDYLRHFTPINYAVPISVAFVRLDAFNALPKDVQDQVMAAAAETQKSQFELLANRTADNYARMRSNGVGIAETVPASVMIALRQGAAAPIAAWKTKVPAEASAIVDGMIRQ, encoded by the coding sequence ATGATGTCCTTGAAAATTCTCGACCGGATCACCTCCCGCAAGAGCATCGTGATCGCCGGCGCCGCTGCTGCGCTGTTGTCGCTGCAGACGCCGTGCGTCGCTCAAGTCGTATGGCAAATGGCCACCGAATATCCACAGAGCGCCGTCTCCGGCACCGGGCTCGCCACCTTCGGCAAGCTCGTCGCGGAGCGCACCCGTGGCGCCGTGACGACGGCGACGGCGTTCGACAACGCGCTGAAGATCACTTCGGGCGAGATGCTGCGCGCCGCGGCTGAGAAGCGCATCGCCGGCGGTGATCCGTTCGCCGGTCCGCTGGAAGCAGCGGACGCCATCTTTGGCCTGCCGTCGCTGCCGTTCGTGGTGCAGTCGATCGATGCCGCCAAGGAGTTGAACACCAGGGCCCGCCCGCTCTACGAACGCGCGCTGGAGAAGCATGGCGCCAAGCTGCTCTACATCACGATCTGGCCCTCGACCGGCCTCTGGTCTGAGCGGACCTTGCAAAGCGCCGCCGATCTGCGGGCGATCGCGGTACGGACCTATGACAACAGCTCGACCGAGGTGATGCGGGCGGCTGGCGCAACCGCCGAGCCTCTGCCGTTCAACGACGCCGTCGAAAGACTGAAGAATCGCACCCTCAACGCCGTCCTGACCTCGGGGGACGGCGGAGCCGGCCGCAAGTTGTGGGATTATCTGCGCCACTTCACGCCGATCAATTATGCGGTTCCGATCTCGGTGGCGTTCGTGCGGCTCGATGCGTTCAACGCTCTGCCGAAGGACGTGCAGGACCAGGTGATGGCGGCGGCGGCTGAAACGCAGAAGAGCCAATTCGAGCTGCTGGCCAATCGTACGGCCGACAACTATGCGCGTATGCGGTCGAACGGTGTCGGCATCGCCGAGACGGTGCCGGCGTCCGTCATGATAGCGCTCCGGCAGGGCGCCGCCGCGCCGATTGCAGCCTGGAAAACCAAAGTCCCGGCGGAAGCCTCGGCCATCGTTGATGGGATGATCCGGCAGTGA
- a CDS encoding Bug family tripartite tricarboxylate transporter substrate binding protein — protein MRAWFFYPLVGVAVILAGTAHTAQAQTYPTQPVRIVVPYAAGGTPDILSRVIAPQLSQKFGQSFVIENQVGGSGIPAVQNLLRSPADGHTILMSDTQTVFINPFLHERLAYHPAKDFAPLTYAASVPLYLAVQSSLGVNTLDELIALAKSKPGELTYGSSGNGSIHHIAMELFKSLAGVDIRHIPYRGAAQSVPAFIRGDTPMVLAAYSSLMGFLESGQIKLLAITSATRAPETPDVVPLAELLKTKFDFSSEMGFSVRAGTSQEIVDALSREMVAALKDRDVASKLKNAGVVIHASSAKEYSDRINKELISFEHAVKVSGAKAQ, from the coding sequence ATGAGGGCTTGGTTTTTCTACCCGCTTGTCGGGGTAGCGGTGATTCTCGCTGGCACCGCTCATACGGCGCAAGCTCAAACCTATCCCACTCAGCCGGTCCGGATCGTCGTGCCTTACGCCGCCGGCGGCACGCCCGACATCCTCTCGCGCGTCATCGCGCCGCAGCTGAGCCAGAAGTTCGGCCAGAGCTTCGTGATCGAAAATCAGGTGGGCGGTTCGGGAATTCCGGCGGTGCAAAATCTGCTGCGCTCTCCGGCCGACGGCCACACAATTTTGATGTCCGACACGCAGACGGTTTTCATCAATCCGTTCCTGCACGAGAGGTTGGCGTATCATCCAGCCAAGGATTTCGCGCCGCTGACCTATGCGGCGAGCGTGCCGCTTTACCTGGCGGTGCAATCTTCGCTGGGCGTGAACACGCTGGACGAACTGATTGCTCTGGCGAAGTCCAAGCCGGGCGAACTGACCTACGGGTCGTCAGGCAACGGTTCAATTCATCACATCGCGATGGAATTGTTCAAATCTCTCGCCGGCGTCGATATCCGGCACATCCCGTATCGCGGTGCGGCCCAGTCTGTGCCCGCCTTCATTCGAGGCGACACGCCCATGGTGCTGGCCGCCTACTCGTCTCTGATGGGCTTCCTCGAAAGCGGGCAGATCAAGCTTCTGGCCATCACGTCGGCAACGCGCGCTCCGGAAACCCCCGACGTCGTGCCGCTGGCTGAACTGCTGAAAACCAAATTCGATTTCAGCTCCGAGATGGGCTTCTCGGTTCGCGCCGGGACATCGCAGGAGATCGTCGATGCGCTGTCGCGGGAGATGGTCGCGGCGCTTAAGGACCGGGATGTCGCAAGCAAGCTGAAAAACGCCGGCGTGGTCATTCACGCCAGTTCGGCAAAAGAATACAGCGACCGCATCAACAAAGAGCTCATAAGCTTTGAGCACGCTGTCAAAGTGTCGGGCGCCAAAGCTCAATAA
- a CDS encoding DUF1330 domain-containing protein, whose protein sequence is MKSYLGFGIALLAGAALGASGISALRAQNKAPVYLVTEISVSNPDAYGKEYAPKAQASIKAAGGKQIAIGGAGGAGASKVIAVEGDPPKRAVIQIWDSLEKMQAWRNGADYKEARKIGDKYATFRSYVIEGLQQ, encoded by the coding sequence ATGAAGTCATATTTAGGGTTCGGAATTGCACTACTCGCAGGCGCTGCGCTTGGAGCATCAGGCATCAGTGCGTTACGGGCGCAGAACAAGGCACCCGTCTACCTCGTCACTGAAATCAGCGTCAGCAACCCTGATGCCTACGGTAAGGAATACGCTCCGAAGGCTCAGGCGAGCATCAAGGCGGCTGGTGGAAAGCAAATTGCCATCGGTGGCGCCGGAGGGGCTGGCGCAAGCAAGGTCATCGCGGTCGAAGGTGATCCGCCTAAAAGGGCCGTCATTCAGATCTGGGACAGCCTCGAAAAAATGCAGGCCTGGCGCAACGGAGCCGATTACAAGGAAGCTCGCAAAATCGGTGACAAGTACGCGACCTTCCGCAGTTATGTGATCGAAGGCTTGCAGCAATAG
- a CDS encoding VOC family protein: MPKLDGILETCIHTTDMARAKAFYQGVLELQPIYSDNRLTAYAVAGNDVLLVFLKGATGETVHLPGGGVIPGHAGDGTLHVAFAIGKDQLAAWEERLAAKGVAIEGAHTWTRGGRSIYFRDPDGHLLELATPGLWSVY, encoded by the coding sequence ATGCCCAAGCTCGACGGTATCCTGGAGACCTGCATTCACACGACCGACATGGCGCGCGCCAAGGCGTTCTATCAGGGCGTGCTCGAACTGCAGCCGATCTACAGCGACAACCGGCTGACGGCTTACGCGGTCGCGGGCAACGACGTGCTGCTGGTGTTCCTGAAGGGCGCGACCGGCGAGACGGTGCACTTGCCGGGCGGCGGCGTCATTCCGGGTCACGCCGGCGACGGCACGCTGCATGTGGCGTTCGCGATCGGCAAGGACCAGTTGGCCGCCTGGGAGGAGCGCCTGGCCGCGAAGGGCGTCGCGATCGAAGGCGCGCACACCTGGACGCGCGGCGGCCGCAGCATCTACTTCCGCGATCCGGACGGGCACCTGCTGGAGCTTGCGACGCCGGGATTGTGGTCGGTGTATTAG
- a CDS encoding Vgb family protein, producing the protein MSDTVTRSRQRTVAAPTIREHRIPTEGSKPYIAVEGADGCLWFCESGASKIGRFDPKDSSFKEFALPTPNATPIGIIDGPNDDLWFAEKSGNKIGRITLKGAITEFPLPTPNAGPDAMMRGPDGNIWFSETEISQVGRVTPAGKFTEFKDGISPGTKPLSIVVRDGALWFSEAAGDHIGRITVDGKVTEFPIPTKGSQPRAMCVHPDGSIWFVQTSANGLCRIDRNGGMVEYKTPTPNASLRGVCVGPEGDLWYTANFANKIGRMAPDGTLVGEYDIPTPNSGARCIAPMSNGRLYFTQWDAGLIGEVIPG; encoded by the coding sequence ATGTCAGACACAGTAACACGCTCGCGACAGCGCACCGTCGCCGCTCCCACCATCCGCGAACACCGCATTCCGACCGAGGGCAGCAAGCCCTATATCGCGGTTGAAGGCGCCGACGGCTGCCTGTGGTTCTGCGAAAGCGGCGCGTCCAAAATTGGGCGGTTCGATCCGAAGGACTCCTCGTTCAAGGAGTTCGCGCTGCCGACGCCGAACGCGACACCGATCGGCATCATCGACGGGCCGAACGACGATCTCTGGTTCGCCGAAAAGAGCGGCAACAAGATCGGCCGCATCACGCTGAAGGGCGCGATCACCGAATTTCCGCTGCCGACGCCGAACGCCGGCCCCGACGCCATGATGCGCGGCCCCGACGGCAACATCTGGTTCTCGGAAACCGAAATCAGCCAAGTCGGCCGCGTCACGCCCGCCGGAAAATTCACCGAGTTCAAGGACGGCATCTCGCCCGGCACCAAGCCGCTGTCGATCGTGGTGCGCGACGGCGCGCTGTGGTTCAGCGAGGCCGCAGGCGATCACATCGGCCGCATCACCGTCGACGGCAAGGTCACTGAATTCCCGATCCCGACCAAGGGCAGCCAGCCGCGCGCGATGTGCGTGCACCCCGACGGTTCGATCTGGTTCGTGCAGACCTCGGCGAACGGACTGTGCCGCATCGACCGCAACGGCGGCATGGTCGAATACAAGACGCCGACGCCCAATGCGTCGCTGCGCGGTGTCTGCGTCGGGCCCGAAGGCGACCTCTGGTACACGGCGAACTTCGCCAACAAGATCGGCCGCATGGCGCCGGACGGCACCCTGGTCGGCGAATACGACATTCCGACGCCGAACAGCGGCGCGCGTTGCATCGCGCCGATGTCGAACGGCCGGTTGTATTTCACGCAATGGGATGCCGGGCTGATCGGCGAAGTGATCCCGGGCTAA
- a CDS encoding ABC transporter substrate-binding protein has protein sequence MLRGLVRRQFILNGAVAIVCVICAAFKPVAAQAQQTKIATIGVLLTGAVNPDPKEFLEGLRGGLAQLDLIEGRNIKLEVRSAEGSAALLPEKAADLVGLKVDLIVAHLTPAAQAAKQATKDIPIVMAGVGDALGTGLVASLARPGGNVTGTSTSAAEVAGKTVELIHEVLPSVTRVAVLANETDPFMKPYLAQIDGAGRRLGLQIDPYVIRPSTPQAPVFDTMREKQAGALIIQGSISRKGTLELAIQNRLPSFGSSQAWPKAGGLMSYSANQQDVFRQVAEYVDKILKGRKPADLPVALPTKFDLVVNLKAAKAIGVTIPESFLTRADEVIE, from the coding sequence ATGTTGAGGGGTCTTGTGCGGCGCCAATTCATTCTGAACGGCGCCGTGGCAATCGTTTGCGTTATCTGTGCAGCCTTCAAGCCGGTCGCGGCACAAGCGCAGCAGACCAAAATCGCGACGATCGGCGTGCTGCTGACCGGCGCGGTCAACCCTGACCCCAAGGAATTCCTGGAGGGCCTGCGCGGCGGCCTCGCTCAACTCGACCTGATCGAAGGCCGCAACATCAAGCTCGAAGTGCGCTCCGCGGAAGGCAGCGCCGCACTGCTGCCCGAAAAGGCCGCCGACCTGGTCGGCCTCAAGGTGGATCTGATCGTTGCGCACCTCACGCCGGCCGCCCAGGCGGCAAAACAGGCCACCAAGGACATTCCGATCGTGATGGCGGGCGTCGGCGACGCGCTCGGCACCGGCCTCGTCGCAAGCCTTGCCCGGCCGGGCGGCAATGTCACCGGCACTTCGACGTCCGCCGCTGAGGTCGCCGGCAAGACCGTCGAGTTGATTCACGAGGTGCTGCCCTCGGTCACGCGCGTGGCCGTGCTGGCCAACGAGACCGATCCCTTCATGAAGCCTTATCTTGCGCAGATCGACGGCGCCGGCCGCAGGCTTGGTCTTCAGATCGATCCGTACGTGATCCGCCCATCGACGCCGCAAGCGCCCGTGTTCGACACGATGCGCGAGAAGCAGGCCGGAGCCTTGATCATTCAAGGCAGCATCAGCCGCAAGGGAACCCTCGAGCTTGCAATCCAGAATCGTCTGCCGTCATTCGGCAGCAGCCAGGCGTGGCCGAAGGCCGGCGGGCTCATGTCCTATTCGGCCAACCAGCAGGATGTCTTCCGGCAGGTTGCCGAATACGTCGACAAAATCCTTAAGGGCCGCAAGCCGGCCGATCTGCCGGTCGCGCTGCCAACGAAATTCGATCTGGTGGTGAACCTGAAAGCCGCCAAAGCGATCGGCGTGACGATCCCGGAGTCGTTCCTGACGCGCGCCGACGAGGTGATCGAGTGA